One window of Parasegetibacter sp. NRK P23 genomic DNA carries:
- a CDS encoding GIY-YIG nuclease family protein, translating into MRRGAVYLITNSYHNVLYVGSTVSLRRRLLEHQSGFYGKSFSRRYNVDKLVYYRWFGTLREAREEEQRIKGGNRRAKEKLVEGMNKGWKDLWGEAGDGEEE; encoded by the coding sequence ATGAGAAGAGGTGCGGTGTATTTAATTACGAATAGTTATCATAATGTGTTGTATGTGGGGTCTACGGTTAGTTTGAGGCGGAGGTTGCTGGAGCATCAGTCGGGGTTTTACGGGAAGAGTTTTAGCAGGAGGTATAATGTGGATAAGCTGGTGTATTATCGGTGGTTCGGGACTTTGAGAGAGGCGCGGGAGGAGGAGCAGAGGATAAAGGGCGGGAACAGGAGGGCGAAGGAGAAGTTGGTGGAGGGGATGAATAAGGGATGGAAGGATTTGTGGGGCGAGGCGGGGGATGGGGAGGAGGAATGA
- a CDS encoding C1 family peptidase, translating into MPIRMVDDPQDPNEYNDNNDSGGGGSRGGGGFSGGGGLFNLLPLLLGLFRGKGILFLLVIGIGAYFLMGRGGGCATGSGMFDQLSKLATGGVLDPKQFAKAEVYEGLEDDQGKNPLPEAVSLLRFAPSAQNQGAQGSCVAWSSAYAARTILEAARTGENPDNIAFSPAFLYNQIGLEGCQGSYIIRAMEYMQGKGAVPYDAFPYDENNCTRQPPPSLVQEAAQYRMHGFNRLTATESTRDISIRSIKEHLSTDAPVVIGMMVGQSFMQPMMGQALWEPAPGDESMMGFGGHAMCVVGYDDRKYGGAFLLYNSWGPEWGNNGTAWVRYGDFKRFVREAYGVNTMPATETIQRTPLEVSVGLVKNEDKSYIALRSTGGNGLETTRNIEAGTRFKIEVKNNVPCYIYVFGQETDGSGYILFPYPSEDDPKQSKHTPYCGITGYRLFPKNQSLMADSLGTRDFMAVVVSKEPIDQFAFNAQLNNASGDYAAKLNSALRSVNAGSATVSTTSNGMVALRSNAADGAMGCLVQIGKNN; encoded by the coding sequence ATGCCCATCCGAATGGTAGATGATCCCCAGGATCCTAACGAATACAACGACAACAACGATTCCGGCGGCGGTGGTTCCCGCGGTGGTGGCGGCTTCTCCGGCGGCGGAGGCCTATTCAATCTATTGCCGCTTTTGTTGGGTCTTTTTCGCGGCAAAGGCATCCTCTTCCTGCTCGTGATCGGAATAGGCGCGTATTTCCTGATGGGTCGTGGTGGCGGTTGCGCTACCGGCAGCGGCATGTTCGATCAGTTGTCTAAGCTGGCCACGGGTGGCGTACTCGATCCAAAGCAGTTCGCGAAAGCCGAAGTGTATGAAGGACTGGAAGATGACCAGGGCAAGAATCCCCTGCCGGAAGCCGTATCCCTGCTGCGTTTTGCACCCTCGGCACAAAACCAGGGCGCACAGGGCAGTTGTGTGGCCTGGAGCAGCGCTTATGCGGCCCGCACCATCCTGGAAGCTGCCCGCACCGGTGAAAATCCCGATAACATCGCTTTCTCTCCGGCATTCCTTTACAACCAGATCGGACTGGAAGGTTGCCAGGGTTCCTACATCATCCGTGCCATGGAATATATGCAGGGAAAGGGCGCTGTTCCTTACGACGCTTTCCCTTACGATGAAAACAATTGTACCCGCCAGCCGCCGCCATCCCTCGTACAGGAAGCGGCGCAGTACCGGATGCACGGCTTCAACCGGCTTACGGCCACTGAAAGTACCCGGGACATTTCGATCAGAAGTATTAAGGAACACTTGTCCACGGATGCCCCGGTTGTGATCGGCATGATGGTGGGACAAAGTTTCATGCAACCCATGATGGGGCAAGCCCTCTGGGAGCCTGCTCCGGGAGATGAATCCATGATGGGCTTCGGTGGTCACGCCATGTGTGTGGTGGGTTATGACGACCGTAAATACGGCGGCGCTTTCCTGCTCTACAACAGCTGGGGGCCGGAATGGGGCAACAACGGCACCGCATGGGTGCGGTACGGCGATTTTAAACGGTTCGTGCGGGAAGCTTATGGGGTGAATACCATGCCCGCCACGGAAACAATACAGCGAACGCCGCTTGAAGTGTCGGTGGGTTTGGTGAAAAATGAAGATAAATCATACATCGCGTTGAGGTCAACGGGAGGAAATGGCCTGGAGACTACCCGTAACATTGAAGCGGGAACACGTTTTAAAATTGAAGTGAAGAACAATGTTCCCTGTTATATTTATGTTTTCGGGCAGGAAACGGATGGCTCAGGTTATATCCTGTTTCCCTATCCTTCTGAAGACGATCCCAAACAATCGAAGCATACACCTTATTGTGGCATCACGGGATACCGGTTGTTTCCGAAGAACCAGTCATTGATGGCAGATAGTCTGGGTACGCGCGATTTTATGGCTGTGGTGGTCAGCAAAGAACCCATTGATCAGTTCGCGTTTAATGCGCAACTCAACAATGCATCCGGCGACTATGCGGCGAAACTGAATTCCGCGCTCCGTTCGGTGAATGCCGGAAGCGCAACCGTTTCCACCACTTCAAACGGAATGGTAGCATTGCGTTCCAACGCTGCGGATGGCGCAATGGGCTGTTTGGTGCAGATTGGGAAGAACAACTAG